From Patescibacteria group bacterium, a single genomic window includes:
- a CDS encoding response regulator, with the protein MSKQKILLIEDDKMLLEMYTAKFTREGFEIETAENGSDGLKAARNAKPDMILLDIIMPKLDGFATLKEIRKDENIKDVPVILLTNLGQDQDIQKGKDLGADDYFVKANHTPTEIVEKVQDLLKKKGNIQQ; encoded by the coding sequence ATGAGCAAGCAAAAAATCCTCCTAATTGAAGACGATAAAATGTTACTGGAGATGTATACCGCAAAATTTACCAGAGAAGGGTTTGAAATAGAAACTGCGGAAAACGGTTCTGACGGACTGAAAGCTGCGCGAAATGCAAAACCGGATATGATATTACTGGACATTATCATGCCGAAACTGGACGGATTTGCTACTTTAAAGGAGATTCGCAAAGACGAAAATATTAAAGATGTTCCGGTTATTTTGTTAACAAATCTCGGCCAGGACCAGGATATCCAAAAAGGAAAAGATCTGGGAGCGGATGACTATTTTGTAAAAGCAAACCATACACCGACAGAAATAGTCGAAAAGGTTCAAGACTTACTTAAGAAAAAAGGGAATATTCAACAATGA
- the gatA gene encoding Asp-tRNA(Asn)/Glu-tRNA(Gln) amidotransferase subunit GatA codes for MKLSDLSLKEVSEKIRDRKISSFELTQEYLGNIEKAEPKISAYLEVTRDLAIKSSNLADKKIKDKQYDSPLLGIPAALKDNMLAVGTRATAGSKILKKYQSMYDSTVAAKLNKAGMVLLGKTNLDEFAMGSSTENSAFQITKNPWNLEKVPGGSSGGSAAAVAAKECVYALGSDTGGSTRQPAAFCGVVGLKPTYGRVSRYGLIALASSLDQIGPITRTVEDSAIVLNAIAGQDPHDSTTAHVPYEDFTKYLSKDIKGLRIGIPKEYFVGGINQDVEKGVRDSIKQLEEMGASIKEVSLPYTDFALAVYYIILPAEASSNLSRYDGIRYGYSIIQDDKNVKDLFSVYSKSRANGFGDEVKRRIMIGTFSLSSGFYDAYYRRAQKIRELVKNDFAEVFNEVDVLVTPTTPTTAFGIGEMVNDPLTMYLSDIFTVSANISGIPAISVPCGFAGGLPIGLQFMAKPFAESILFQVAHNYEKNNDWYKKWAEF; via the coding sequence AGAGGTATCTGAAAAAATTCGAGATCGGAAGATTTCTTCTTTTGAGTTAACACAGGAATATCTGGGAAATATTGAAAAAGCAGAACCGAAAATATCAGCATATCTTGAAGTGACAAGAGATCTGGCAATAAAAAGCTCAAATCTGGCAGATAAAAAAATAAAAGATAAACAATATGACTCTCCGCTTTTAGGCATACCGGCGGCACTGAAAGATAATATGCTAGCGGTCGGAACGCGAGCTACAGCCGGATCAAAAATTCTGAAAAAATACCAGTCCATGTATGATTCTACTGTGGCAGCAAAGTTAAATAAAGCCGGCATGGTACTTTTAGGTAAAACAAATTTGGATGAGTTCGCTATGGGTTCTTCAACGGAAAATTCGGCATTTCAAATCACAAAAAATCCATGGAATTTGGAAAAAGTTCCGGGAGGTTCATCCGGCGGCTCGGCTGCTGCTGTGGCAGCGAAGGAGTGTGTCTATGCATTGGGTTCGGATACCGGCGGATCAACCAGACAGCCGGCGGCGTTTTGCGGTGTGGTGGGATTAAAACCGACCTACGGGAGAGTATCACGCTACGGGTTGATTGCTTTAGCCTCGTCTTTAGATCAGATCGGGCCGATTACAAGGACGGTAGAAGATTCAGCAATAGTTTTAAATGCAATTGCCGGACAAGATCCGCATGATTCTACGACTGCTCACGTTCCATATGAAGATTTTACAAAATACCTTTCAAAAGATATTAAAGGTTTAAGAATCGGCATCCCGAAAGAATATTTTGTCGGGGGGATTAATCAGGATGTAGAAAAAGGTGTTCGTGATTCAATAAAACAGCTAGAAGAAATGGGAGCCAGCATCAAAGAGGTGAGCCTTCCCTATACCGATTTTGCATTGGCGGTTTATTATATTATTCTTCCGGCCGAAGCCAGTTCCAACTTGTCACGGTATGACGGCATCCGTTATGGATATTCAATCATCCAGGATGATAAAAACGTAAAAGATTTATTTTCAGTTTACAGCAAATCCCGGGCCAATGGATTCGGTGATGAAGTCAAACGCAGAATAATGATCGGTACCTTTAGTCTTTCCAGCGGGTTCTATGATGCATACTACCGCCGTGCCCAGAAAATACGTGAACTGGTAAAAAATGACTTTGCTGAAGTGTTTAATGAAGTTGATGTTCTGGTTACTCCAACTACTCCCACAACTGCTTTTGGTATAGGTGAAATGGTAAATGATCCATTAACAATGTACCTCTCTGACATATTTACCGTATCGGCAAATATCAGCGGTATCCCGGCCATATCCGTACCTTGCGGATTTGCAGGCGGCCTGCCAATCGGTCTGCAATTTATGGCAAAACCATTCGCAGAAAGCATACTTTTCCAGGTTGCCCATAATTATGAAAAAAATAATGATTGGTATAAAAAATGGGCGGAATTTTAA